The Bacillota bacterium genome includes a window with the following:
- a CDS encoding DUF2889 domain-containing protein, which translates to MQIYSRQKSLSVTTQQEDQIRIEARLIDQVHEIGVILVVRVSTEEILEAEAIMQRFPWSICPEVVPKMGGLVGLKIQSGIRQQVKDIIGRSQGCTHLVDLVMEAVQGAFQAIVRVKQQHLTFEEQQKQVKKILKGTCYAFSNLDRNPVPMVPKD; encoded by the coding sequence ATGCAGATTTATTCTCGACAAAAATCATTATCGGTTACTACTCAGCAAGAAGATCAGATCAGGATAGAAGCCCGGTTGATAGACCAGGTCCATGAAATTGGTGTTATCCTGGTGGTCCGGGTCTCAACGGAGGAGATCTTAGAAGCGGAGGCGATTATGCAACGGTTTCCCTGGAGTATTTGTCCTGAAGTCGTCCCCAAAATGGGCGGGTTGGTGGGCTTGAAGATCCAATCCGGCATTCGTCAACAGGTCAAAGACATCATTGGGCGCAGCCAGGGGTGTACGCACCTGGTCGATCTGGTGATGGAGGCTGTGCAAGGAGCGTTCCAGGCTATTGTTCGGGTAAAACAACAGCATTTGACCTTTGAAGAACAGCAAAAACAAGTAAAAAAAATTCTCAAGGGTACATGTTATGCTTTCAGCAACCTGGATCGCAATCCCGTGCCAATGGTACCGAAGGATTAG
- a CDS encoding YbaK/EbsC family protein, which translates to MSAVERVQAYLDRYHPGLKAIEFDTDTSTCETAAATLGVEVGQIAKSLVFKGGEQYVMVVAAGDVRVDTKKLKKYVGVKVKLATPDEVLTLTGYPVGGVCPVALKTPLRIFLDDSLARFDVVYAAAGTPQSALPVTLQQLQEVTRGEIVNLAQD; encoded by the coding sequence ATGTCAGCTGTAGAAAGGGTACAAGCTTATTTAGACCGTTATCATCCTGGCCTGAAGGCTATTGAATTTGACACCGATACCAGTACATGTGAGACCGCTGCGGCTACCCTGGGAGTTGAGGTCGGCCAGATCGCTAAATCGTTGGTTTTCAAAGGGGGAGAACAGTACGTGATGGTGGTCGCCGCAGGTGATGTCCGGGTTGACACCAAGAAACTTAAGAAATACGTGGGAGTGAAGGTCAAATTAGCCACCCCAGACGAGGTATTGACCCTGACGGGTTATCCCGTAGGTGGGGTTTGTCCGGTTGCCCTCAAAACGCCACTGCGGATCTTCCTCGACGACAGCTTGGCCCGTTTTGACGTGGTGTATGCTGCGGCGGGAACTCCTCAATCTGCCCTGCCAGTAACCCTCCAGCAGTTGCAGGAGGTAACCCGCGGGGAGATCGTCAACCTGGCCCAGGATTGA
- a CDS encoding DNA polymerase III subunit alpha has protein sequence MYDFVHLHCHTEYSLLDGAARIEPLVRAARERGMSALAITDHGVMYGVIDFYKAAKKYGIKPIIGCEVYVAPRSRFDRVPQLDDSQHHLVLLTVNQTGYQNLLELVSRAFTEGFYYKPRVDLELLAQYHEGLIALTACLAGKIPELIMQGELARAREIAGQYGEIFGRENLYLELQDHGIPEQRRVNSHLLKLSRELDLPVVATNDLHYIEKKDATFQDVLLCIQTGKTVDETDRLKFPTPEFYLKSAAEMNLLFGEYPQALTNTLAIAERCDLNFDFHNLNLPDYRVPPGYNLNSYLVKLCQEGIQRRYPVVTEEIKRRLDYELGVIKQMGFAGYFLIVQDFVNWAKNRGIQVGPGRGSAAGSLVAYALGITNIDPLKYDLLFERFLNPERVNMPDIDIDFCFERRSEVIDYVVNKYGHDRVGQIITFGTMAARAAVRDVGRVLNLPLGEVDRVAKLIPTELGITLERALEVSPELRQLYETDPRMKTLLDTAKALEGMPRHASTHAAGIVISREPLVKYLPVQRIGDGVVTTQFPKETVEEIGLLKMDLLGLRTLTVINDTLEIIRHTQGRSIDLTALPLDDQATYALLARGESIGVFQLESAGLRAILKELKPERFEDIIALVALYRPGPLGSGMVEDFIRRKHGEVAVEYLHPALQPILRDTYGVILYQEQVMRIASDLAGFSMGEADELRRAMGKKKPEVITGLRTKFVEGAAIRGISPEIAGRIFDLMEYFAGYGFNKSHSAAYALISYQTAYLKANYPVEYMAALLTSVIGTSDKVSFYIEEARRMGIEILPPDVNESLVHFTVVGSRIRFGLAAVKNVGEGAVKAIIAARQEKGPFRSLADFCERVDLHQVNKRVLENLIRGGAFSSLGLYRSQLLHMLDECLETAQQVQRRKASGQLSLLDLVDVDAPGTSIGPVIPDIPEFSPQELLAMERETLGLYISGHPLKEHQANLRRTVSHSIAELSQVADGSRIRVGGLITNYRRSVTKKGTTMAYLTLEDLTGAVEVLLFPRTYLKCGSLLQEQQVVVIDGRLSHQEEELKIFADQMVPLSQANRLNLCPGSSGPIDLPPTGQVYIKVPTGSGNRRLLQEVGQLLHKYTGSSPVYLFFEADRKLIRTNQQWWVTISPELKQEIERAFGEGAFMVK, from the coding sequence ATGTACGACTTTGTTCATTTGCATTGTCATACTGAATACAGCCTGCTCGACGGGGCCGCTCGCATCGAACCTCTGGTCCGCGCGGCTAGGGAAAGGGGAATGTCTGCCCTGGCGATCACGGACCACGGTGTTATGTACGGCGTAATCGATTTTTATAAGGCGGCGAAGAAGTATGGCATTAAGCCAATCATTGGCTGCGAGGTCTACGTTGCTCCCCGCAGCCGGTTTGACCGGGTACCCCAGTTGGATGACTCCCAGCACCACCTGGTTTTACTGACGGTGAATCAGACGGGCTACCAGAATCTGCTTGAACTGGTCTCGCGCGCGTTTACCGAGGGTTTTTACTACAAGCCGCGGGTTGACCTTGAACTCTTGGCCCAGTACCACGAGGGGCTAATTGCTTTGACCGCCTGTCTGGCGGGGAAAATCCCCGAGTTAATCATGCAGGGGGAGTTAGCCAGAGCCAGAGAAATTGCCGGACAGTATGGGGAAATCTTTGGTCGGGAAAACTTATACCTAGAACTCCAGGATCACGGGATTCCTGAACAGCGCCGGGTAAATAGCCATCTGCTAAAGCTCAGCCGGGAGTTGGACCTGCCGGTGGTCGCGACGAATGACCTGCATTACATAGAAAAAAAGGACGCCACGTTTCAGGATGTTTTGCTCTGCATTCAAACTGGAAAAACGGTGGACGAAACTGATCGTCTCAAATTTCCTACTCCCGAGTTTTATCTGAAAAGTGCGGCGGAAATGAACCTGCTTTTTGGCGAATACCCGCAGGCTCTGACTAATACCCTGGCCATTGCCGAGCGCTGTGATTTAAACTTTGATTTTCACAACTTGAACCTGCCCGACTACCGAGTCCCGCCAGGTTATAATTTGAATAGCTATCTGGTGAAACTCTGTCAGGAAGGGATTCAACGCCGCTATCCTGTGGTTACCGAAGAGATCAAGCGGCGGCTTGACTATGAGCTGGGTGTCATTAAGCAGATGGGGTTTGCCGGCTACTTCCTGATCGTGCAGGATTTTGTGAACTGGGCCAAGAACCGGGGGATTCAGGTTGGGCCGGGACGGGGCTCGGCAGCAGGGAGTCTGGTTGCTTATGCCCTGGGAATCACGAACATCGATCCCTTGAAGTACGATTTGCTCTTTGAACGGTTTCTCAATCCAGAACGGGTAAACATGCCCGATATCGATATTGATTTCTGTTTCGAGCGACGGAGCGAAGTCATTGACTACGTGGTTAACAAGTATGGTCACGACCGCGTTGGACAGATCATCACCTTTGGGACGATGGCGGCCCGGGCCGCGGTCCGGGATGTCGGCCGGGTGTTAAATTTGCCGTTAGGCGAAGTTGACCGGGTGGCCAAATTGATTCCCACCGAATTGGGAATCACCCTGGAAAGGGCCCTGGAGGTTTCTCCGGAATTACGCCAGTTGTATGAAACTGATCCGCGGATGAAAACACTCCTGGATACGGCCAAGGCTCTGGAGGGGATGCCTCGGCATGCCTCGACACATGCGGCCGGGATTGTGATTAGCCGGGAGCCCCTGGTGAAGTATTTGCCAGTGCAGCGGATCGGTGATGGGGTGGTTACTACCCAGTTCCCTAAAGAGACCGTTGAGGAAATCGGCCTGTTAAAAATGGACTTGCTCGGCCTGCGTACTTTGACGGTCATCAACGATACCCTGGAGATTATTCGTCACACCCAGGGTAGATCCATCGACCTGACGGCTTTGCCGCTTGATGATCAGGCTACCTACGCTCTATTGGCCCGGGGGGAAAGCATCGGGGTGTTTCAATTAGAAAGCGCGGGTTTGCGCGCGATCCTCAAGGAGTTGAAACCTGAGCGGTTTGAAGACATTATTGCCCTGGTTGCCTTGTACCGGCCAGGGCCGCTGGGCAGTGGAATGGTTGAAGATTTCATCCGCCGCAAGCACGGTGAGGTGGCGGTAGAGTACCTGCACCCAGCCCTCCAGCCGATCCTCCGGGACACTTATGGCGTTATTCTCTATCAGGAACAAGTTATGCGCATTGCCAGTGATTTAGCCGGCTTCTCGATGGGGGAAGCGGATGAACTCCGCCGGGCGATGGGTAAGAAAAAGCCGGAGGTAATCACTGGCCTGCGGACCAAATTTGTTGAGGGTGCTGCCATCCGGGGAATTAGTCCCGAGATTGCTGGCCGGATCTTTGACCTGATGGAGTATTTCGCGGGTTATGGGTTCAATAAGAGTCATTCTGCGGCTTATGCCCTGATTTCATACCAAACGGCTTATCTGAAAGCCAATTATCCCGTTGAGTATATGGCAGCCCTTTTGACTAGTGTGATCGGTACGAGTGACAAAGTTTCTTTTTATATTGAAGAAGCACGCCGAATGGGCATCGAGATTTTGCCCCCGGATGTCAACGAAAGTCTGGTTCATTTTACCGTGGTAGGCTCTCGCATCCGGTTTGGCCTGGCAGCCGTAAAGAACGTCGGCGAGGGGGCAGTGAAAGCCATCATCGCCGCGCGGCAAGAAAAAGGCCCGTTTCGTTCGCTGGCCGATTTTTGCGAACGGGTTGACCTCCATCAGGTGAATAAACGGGTCCTGGAAAACCTGATCCGGGGAGGAGCTTTTTCCTCGCTGGGTCTGTACCGCTCTCAACTCCTGCACATGTTGGATGAATGCCTGGAAACAGCCCAACAGGTCCAGCGCCGGAAAGCCAGCGGGCAGTTATCGCTTCTCGATCTGGTTGATGTTGACGCTCCTGGGACTTCAATCGGTCCGGTGATTCCAGATATTCCTGAGTTTTCTCCGCAGGAACTGCTGGCGATGGAGCGGGAGACCCTGGGATTATACATCAGTGGCCATCCCCTCAAGGAGCACCAGGCGAACTTGCGCCGGACAGTCAGTCACAGTATAGCTGAACTCAGTCAGGTTGCGGATGGTAGCCGGATCAGGGTTGGTGGATTGATCACTAACTACCGGCGGAGCGTAACCAAAAAAGGGACAACAATGGCCTACCTGACCCTGGAAGACTTAACCGGTGCGGTAGAAGTATTGCTGTTTCCCCGGACTTACCTCAAGTGCGGGAGTTTGCTGCAGGAGCAGCAGGTGGTGGTAATTGACGGCCGGCTTAGTCACCAGGAGGAAGAATTGAAGATTTTCGCTGACCAGATGGTTCCGCTTAGCCAGGCGAACAGGCTGAACCTTTGCCCAGGATCCAGTGGGCCGATTGACCTACCGCCAACCGGCCAGGTGTATATTAAAGTACCAACAGGTTCAGGAAACAGGCGCCTGCTGCAGGAAGTGGGTCAGTTGCTGCATAAATACACCGGTTCTTCCCCAGTGTACCTGTTTTTTGAGGCTGACCGGAAATTAATCCGGACCAACCAGCAGTGGTGGGTGACGATTAGCCCGGAATTAAAGCAAGAGATTGAGCGGGCTTTTGGCGAGGGAGCGTTTATGGTCAAATAA
- the mtrB gene encoding trp RNA-binding attenuation protein MtrB: protein MPENVSYDDYVVVKALENGVMLIGLTRGKDTKFHHTEKLDKGEVMIAQFTEHTSAIKVRGKARIYTRYGVVDTWTD, encoded by the coding sequence ATGCCAGAGAATGTTAGTTATGATGATTACGTCGTGGTGAAAGCTTTAGAAAACGGAGTGATGCTGATTGGGTTAACACGGGGTAAAGACACCAAATTTCATCACACGGAAAAGCTGGATAAAGGAGAGGTAATGATCGCTCAGTTTACCGAGCACACTTCGGCGATTAAGGTCCGGGGCAAAGCCAGGATCTACACCAGATACGGGGTAGTGGATACCTGGACTGATTGA
- a CDS encoding glutamate decarboxylase yields the protein MWTVVYIAPNRASAEMLKQVLTSEGLLVMLRPIGVPHLGDSAAVEVLVPESEAEEAHEILSTALGA from the coding sequence ATGTGGACTGTGGTATACATCGCTCCTAATCGTGCTAGTGCCGAAATGCTGAAGCAGGTTTTAACCTCCGAAGGACTGCTGGTAATGCTCAGGCCGATTGGGGTTCCACATCTGGGAGACTCGGCGGCGGTAGAGGTTCTGGTTCCCGAATCTGAAGCCGAGGAGGCCCACGAAATTTTGAGTACTGCCCTGGGTGCCTAA